One Oscillatoria salina IIICB1 genomic window, GTCAGGGAAATTTGTTCTGGTAAATAAGCAGCAGTTTCTGCTAAAATATAAAGATAAAGACGGGTTTGCCAGTTATTGGCTAACTTTTTTTGATTTGGCGGTTGTAAATAAGTTTTCCAGTCAAAAATTTGCGCTTTTTCCCGATCGGTAATTATCAAATCATAAATTACAGTTAATAAGTAATCTTTAAATTGCAGAGTACGGCAATGTTCTGCATCTCGCCATTCACTTTCAGCAGGAGTTAAAATTTCCGGAGCAGTGGCAATTAGTGATTTAAATGAATGTTGAAGTTGCTCATCTTCTATTAATAAAGATTCAATCGGTAAACCTAATTCTCGTTGCTGCATTAACAAGTGAAACTGACTACCCCAACTTTGCTTTTCTAATTGTTCCGGGCTGACGGGAGAAAGTAATTGTTCCAGGTAAATATGTTGAAATTTACGAGGACAAGTTTCTAATAAATTGAGTTGGCTTTGAGATAAGCGTAGCGGGGGATCGGACATTGTTTAGT contains:
- a CDS encoding PD-(D/E)XK nuclease family protein, with amino-acid sequence MSDPPLRLSQSQLNLLETCPRKFQHIYLEQLLSPVSPEQLEKQSWGSQFHLLMQQRELGLPIESLLIEDEQLQHSFKSLIATAPEILTPAESEWRDAEHCRTLQFKDYLLTVIYDLIITDREKAQIFDWKTYLQPPNQKKLANNWQTRLYLYILAETAAYLPEQISLTYWFVKLPSKPQSCKFRYNSQQHKQTREDLTELLKQLDEWLDRYNNDGIPFPQVNESSRECNYCNFALRCQRDADSREIEKSRNWLTEVDKIEEVSI